In the genome of Streptomyces fagopyri, the window GCGCGAAGCCCAGGTGCCAGTTCACGTTCTCACCGACGGTGCCGATCACCAGCGGCGCGATGAAGGCGCCCAGGTTGATGCCGATGTAGAAGAGCGTGAAGCCACCGTCACGGCGCGGGTCGTCCGGGCCGTCGTAGAGGTGGCCGACCATCGTGGAGATGTTGGCCTTGAGCAGACCGGAACCTATGGCCACGAGGCCGAGGCCCGCGAAGAAGGTGCCGGAGGTGGGCAGGGCCAGCGTGAGGTGGCCCAGCATGATGATCAGACCCGCGACGGCGACCGTCTTGCGGGGGCCGAGGACACGGTCGGCGAACCAGCCGCCCGGCAGGGCGAGCAGGTACACCAGAGACAGGTACACGGAGTAGATCGCGGTCGCGCTGGCCGCGCTCATGTGCAGGCCGCCCGGTGCCACCAGGTACAGCGGGAGCAGAGCCTTCATGCCGTAGTAGGAGAAACGCTCCCACATCTCGGTCATGAAGAGGGTGGCCAGTCCGCGGGGGTGGCCGAAGAAGGTCTTCTCGGAACCGGGGGTGCCCGGTGAGACCGAGTCCTTCGTCAGGCTGGACGCCATGGTCGTTCCTTGCTGGTCGGGACGCGCTGCTTGAGCGTCGCGCGCCCGGTGGGGGGCGGCCGGCACCGGCGAGGTCCGACCCGTCCACCCCACGCCCACGGGGAGTCCGCTCCGGGCTGCGAAGCGGTGGACGGCGACCACCGGGATCCACGCCCGACACGCGTCGATGCGCTCGGGCCCGGCCACAGGTCATTCCTTTCGAGGCCGGCGAGAGCGCCGGCCCGCACACAAAAGAGACCCTCAGCGTCACGTAACGCGCCAAAGGTCCCCGTGTGGTGCTACAGGCGTCTGGTCACCATACGACATGTCAATGCGGCATATGAAAGGACTTGAGAGATGGATCACAGGTAATAATGGAACCACGGACGCGCATTCGAAGGTCCTGTTCAAGATCTCGCCCCACAGCCGAAGGCGGCCCTCCGCCCGGTCATAGGTAAGAATCCCGGTCGCCGATCACACCACAGGCGCTGTCCGAGGCGGACTACCATCACCCCATGACCCGTGTACTGCTCGCCGAGGACGACGCGTCCATCTCGGAGCCGCTGGCCCGTGCCCTGCGCCGGGAGGGTTACGAGGTCGAAGTGCGCGAGGACGGACCCACCGCGCTCGACGCAGGAATGCAGGGCGGCGTCGATCTGGTCGTCCTGGACCTGGGGCTGCCCGGAATGGACGGCCTGGAAGTGGCCCGCCGCCTCCGTGCCGAAGGCCACGCCGTCCCCATCCTCATCCTGACCGCGCGCGCCGACGAGGTGGACACCGTCGTCGGTCTCGACGCGGGCGCCGACGACTACGTGACCAAGCCGTTCCGTCTCGCCGAACTGCTCGCCCGCGTCCGGGCGCTCCTGCGGCGCGGGGCCGCGGAGCCCCAGCAGCCGCCCGCCACGCACGGGGTGCGGATCGACGTCGAGTCGCACCGTGCGTGGATGGGTGACGAGGAACTCCAGCTCACGGCCAAGGAGTTCGACCTGCTGAGGGTGCTGGTGCGGGACGCGGGGCGGGTCGTCACCCGGGACCAGCTCATGCGCGAGGTCTGGGACACCACATGGTGGTCGTCCACCAAGACCCTCGACATGCACATCTCCTGGCTGCGCAAGAAGCTCGGTGACGACGCGGCGAACCCTCGGTACATCGCGACGGTACGGGGTGTCGGTTTCCGCTTCGAGAAGAGCTGACGCCGCCGGGGGCTGCCGCCCCCGGGCCGCGCCCGACCCATTCGGCGCGGGCGCGCACCTCCAGCCGGTCGGCAGCCTTTTGACGCGGACCCGCACCCTCAGCCCGTCCGGCGTTTGAGGACGAGCCCTTCGGGCGATGGCCGGGGTCCAGGGGGCGGCAGCTTCTTGGCGGGGGTCCGGGGGCGTAGCCCCCAGGGACGGGCCGGGTAGGGGCGGCGGGGGCGAGAAATCCCGCCCGCCACCACAACAGTGCACACTGGTCCACGTTCAGCCACCCGCCCGGAGGACCCCGTGCGTCGCCGCCTCATCCAGTCCACCCTCGCCGTAGTCCTCGTGGTGATCGCCGTCTTCGGCGTCTCCCTCGTGATCGTCGAGACCCGCACCATCAGCAACAGCGCCCAGGAACGCGTGGACTCCGAGGCCCTGCGCCTCGCCAGCATCGTGGACAGCCGCATCCTCGGCGAGGAACACATCAACGCCGAGATCCTCAAGAACCAGGTCGCGGAGAACCGCTACGCGGTGATCCGCGTCCCCGGCCAGGCCCCCGTCGAGCTGGGGATCGAGCCCACCGGCGACGTCATCCACTCCACGGCCAAGGGCGAGGAGGGCGAGACGGTCGTCGTCGAGGAGCCCCGCTCGGCCGTGACCCGCGAGGTCGGCCGCACGCTCCTGATCATCGCGGCGGTCGCCCTGCTCGCGATCATCGCCGCCGTCCTGCTCGCCGTACGCCAGGCCAACCGCCTGGCCTCCCCGCTCACCGACCTCGCGGAGACCGCCGAGCGGCTCGGCTCCGGCGACCCACGCCCCCGCCACAAGCGCTACGGCGTCCCGGAGCTGGACCGTGTCGCGGACGTCCTGGACGGCAGCGCGGAGCGCATCGCGCGCATGCTGACCGCCGAGCGCCGCCTGGCCGCCGACGCCTCCCACCAGCTCCGTACGCCCCTCACCGCCCTGTCGATGCGGCTGGAGGAAATCACCCTCACGGATGATCCGGACATCGTGAAGGAGGAGGCGACGATCGCGCTCACCCAGGTCGAGCGGCTCACGGACGTCGTGGAGCGGCTGCTGACCAACGCCCGCGACCCCCGTACGGGCTCCGCCGTCTCCTTCGACCTCGACGAGGTCATCAAGCAGCAGCTGGAGGAGTGGCGGCCGGCCTACCGCAGCGCGGGCCGTGCCATCGTCAGCTCGGGCAAGCGGCACCTGCGGGCGGTCGGTACCCCGGGCGCGGTCGCCCAGGTACTGGCGGCGCTCATCGAGAACTCGCTCATGCACGGCGGCGGCACCGTCGCCCTGCGGACCCGCGTCACCGGCAACCAGGCCGTCGTCGAGGTCACGGACGAGGGCCCCGGGGTGCCCACCGACCTGGGCGCCCGCATCTTCGAGCGCACGATCAGCGGCCGCAACTCCACCGGTATCGGTCTCGCGGTCGCCCGTGACCTCGCGGAGGCCGACGGGGGCCGTCTGGAGATGCTCCAGGCGCAGCCGCCGGTCTTCGGCCTGTTCCTGTCGCGTACGCCGCTGAAACGGCCGCCACTGGTGGACGACGAGGAACCCACGGTCCGGTAGCGCGCGGCTCCGGCGTGGCGGAAGGCCCCGCGGGCGTGCCGGGAGAGGCGTCGGCTAGTTGGCCCGCGCCCGCTCGTGGCGGGCCCGCGCCTTCGCGGCGTCGACGACGTCCCGGGTCCGCAGCACCGCCTCGGGTTCGGGCTGCCCGGCCGCGGGCTCCTCGGCGGAGGGCTCCTCATCCGGCAGGGTGCGGAACACCCACGTGCGGTACGACCAGAAGCGGAACAGGGTCGCGACGCCGATGCCGACGAACTTGAAGACGTTGCTCTGGAGCTGGCTGTCCCAGCCGAAGCCGTACGTCGCCACGTACAGGACGCCGTTCTCGATGACCAGTCCCACCGCGCTGAACAGCACGAAGAGGGTCATCTCCCGGGTACGGCCGCCGCGGTCGCGGTCCCGGTAGGTGAAGTAGCGGAACCCGACGTAGTTGAAGACGATGGCGACGATCGTGGCGATGACGCTGGCCCGTACGACCTGCAGACCGGTCGCGTGCCGGACCAGGTTGAAGGTCACCAGGTTGACGAGCAGGCCCGCTCCGCCGACCGCGCCGAACTTGGCGACCTCACGCAGGAGCTGGTCGAACCGGCGGCGAACCGCGCCGCGAGGCCTCGTGCGAAGCCCCGAAGAAGCACTGCCCATGGTGTCGCCAGCCCCCGTCGATCGGTCATCGGTCGGTCGTCGTTCGGTTATTTCAACCCGGCCATGCTAACCAGCGGCTCCCTGTCCTGCCTGTGGGCAGGCTCACGGGTGTGGAAAAAGCGGGCCACCGGCGGCGGCGGGCGCAGGGCGTGAGGGAGGGCGTACGAGAGGGCCTGTGGGAGGGTGGGCGGGCGGGCCGCGCGGCGGCCGGGACGGGGTCGCGGAGAGCGGAATCCGGTCCCCCGGCGCGGCCGATACTCTTGGAGCGTGACATTCCCGGTAGTCGGCATGGTCGGCGGGGGTCAGCTCGCTCGTATGACGCACGAGGCTGGCATCCCGCTCGGCATCAGGTTCAAGCTCCTCAGTGACACCCCCCAGGAGTCCGCGGCGCAGGTGGTGGGCGATGTCGTCATCGGCGACTATCGCGACCTCGACACGCTGCGCGACTTCGCGCGGGGCTGCGACGTGATCACCTTCGATCACGAACACGTACCCGGCGAGCATCTGCGCGCCCTGGAGGCGGACGGCGTTCCCGTCCGCCCGGGACCTGACGCGCTCGTGCACGCCCAGGACAAGGGTGTGATGCGCGCGAAGCTCGACGCGCTCGGCGTGCCCTGCCCGCGGCACCGGATCGTGAGCGACGCCGACGACGTCGCCGCGTTCGCGGCCGAGGGCCTCGCGCCCGGCGCCGAGGGCGACGGCTTCCCGGTGATCCTGAAGACCGTCCGCGGCGGCTACGACGGCAAGGGCGTCTGGTTCGTACGCTCCCTGGAGGAGGCGGCCGAACCCTTCCGCGCCGGCGTCCCCGTGCTGGCCGAGGAGAAGGTCGACTTCGTACGGGAACTGGCGGCGAACGTCGTCCGCTCACCGCACGGTCAGGCGGTCGCGTACCCGGTCGTCGAGTCCCAGCAGGTCGGCGGCGTCTGCGACACGGTGATCGCCCCCGCGCCCGGGATCTCGGACGAGCTGGCCCTCAGGGCCGAGGAGCTCGCCCTGCGCATCGCGAAGGAACTCGGCGTCGTGGGCCACCTGGCCGTCGAACTGTTCGAGATCCGCGAACCCGACGGGACGCCCGGCATCCTCGTCAACGAACTGGCCATGCGCCCGCACAACTCCGGCCACTGGAGCCAGGACGGCGCGATCACCTCCCAGTTCGCCAACCACGTCCGCGCGGTCCTCGACCTGCCCCTCGGCGACCCGCGTCCGCGCGCCCGGTGGACGGTCATGGTCAACGTCCTCGGCGGCGACTACCCGGACATGTACTCCGCGTACCTGCACTGCATGGCCCGCGATCCCCAGCTGAAGATCCACATGTACGGCAAGGACGTGAAGCCCGGCCGCAAGGTCGGCCACGTCAACACCTACGGCGACGACCTGGACGACGTCCTCGATCGCGCCCGCCACGCAGCCGGTTACCTGAGAGGCACGATCACCGAATGAGCCCAGTTGTAGGCATCGTCATGGGGTCGGACTCCGACTGGCCCGTCATGGAGGCCGCCGCCCAGGCCCTCGACGAGTTCGAGATCCCCTACGAGGTCGACGTCGTCTCCGCGCACCGGATGCCGCACGAGATGATCGCGTACGGCGAGCAGGCCGCGGGGCGTGGGCTCAAGGCGATCATCGCGGGTGCCGGCGGCGCCGCCCACCTGCCCGGCATGCTCGCCTCGGTCACCCCGCTGCCCGTCATCGGCGTACCGGTCCCGCTGAAGTACCTCGACGGCATGGACTCGCTGCTGTCGATCGTGCAGATGCCGGCCGGCGTCCCCGTCGCGACCGTCTCCGTCGGCGGCGCGCGCAACGCGGGTCTGCTGGCTGCCCGGATCCTCGCCGCGCACGACGAGGAACTCCTCACCCGTATGCGGGACTTCCAGCAGGAGCTGAACGACCAGGCCACCGAGAAGGGCAAACGGCTGCGGGCCAAGGTCGAGGGCGCCGCCGGCGGCTTCGGCTTCGGGAAGTGACGCGGATGACCTCCCTCGACGAAGCCCGGGACCTGCTGCGGGAGTTCCCCGTGGTCGACGGGCACAACGACCTCCCGTGGGCACTGCGCGAGCAGGTCCGCTACGACCTCGGCGCCCGTGACATCGCCGGCGACCAGAGCGCCCATCTCCACACCGACCTGGCGCGACTGCGCGCGGGCGGCGTCGGCGCGCAGTACTGGTCGGTGTACGTCCGCTCGGACCTGCCCGACCCGCTCACCATGACGCTCGAACAGATCGACTGCGTACGGCAGTTGATCGACCGTCACCCGGCGGACCTGCGCGCCGCGCTGACGGCGGCGGACATGACGGCGGCGCGGGCCGAGGGCCGTATCGCCTCCCTCATGGGCGCGGAGGGCGGTCACTCCATCGACAACTCCCTCGGCGCGCTGCGGGGGTTGTACGCGCTGGGCGTGCGCTACATGACGCTCACCCACAACGACAACATCGCGTGGGCGGACTCGGCCACGGACGTCCCCGCCGCCGGCGGCCTGTCGGCCTTCGGCCGTGAGGTCGTGCGGGAGATGAACCTCGAGGGCATGCTGGTCGACCTCTCGCACGTCGCCGTGACGACCATGCGGGACGCGCTGGACACCTCGGCCGCCCCGGTGATCTTCTCGCACTCCTCCTCGCGCGCGGTCTGCGACCACCCGCGCAACATCCCGGACGACGTCCTGGAGCGGCTGCCCGCCAACGGGGGCGTGGCGATGGTGACCTTCGTACCGAAGTTCGTGCTCCAGGCGGCGGTCGACTGGACGGCCGCGGCCGACGAGAACATGCGCGCGCACGGCCTCCACCACCTCGACACCACCCCCGAGGGGATGAAGGTCCACCGTGCCTTCGAGGAGTCCCACCCGCGGCCCGTCGCCACGGTGTCGACGGTGGCGGACCACCTCGACCACATGCGCGAGGTCGCGGGCGTCGACCACCTCGGCATCGGCGGCGACTACGACGGCACGGCGTTCACGCCCGAGGGCCTCGACGACGTCTCCGGCTATCCGAACCTGATCGCGGAGCTGCTCACCCGCGGCTGGTCCCGCGCCGACCTCGCCAAGCTGACCTGGCAGAACGCGGTACGGGTGCTGGGCGCGGCCGAGGACGTGGCCCGCGACCTGCGGACGACGCGCGGTCCGTCGAACGCGACACTGCGACAGCTGGACGGCTGACCGGGCCGCTTCCCGGTGGGCGGGCGTACCCCCGAACGCTCCGTCCACCAGGAAGCTCCCCCGCGCCCCGTGCGACGGTGACGGTACTGCGATCACCGTCCACCCAACGGAGCCACGTCATGGCAGACCTGCAGGAAGAACTGCACCCCACCCCCGAGGTGGCGGAGCTCGACCGGCCCGCCGTGTGGGCGGGGGCCGGGCCGGAGTCCGGGCCGGCGGACCTGGACGTCCCGGAGTCCGCGCCGGCGGCGGCGCGGACGGGCGTCCCGGACGCCGATCCCCTGGAACGGGCGCGCAGCTTCCTCGCCGGTCATCCCGTCGCCGACGGCTACAGCGGTCTGCCCTGGGCGCTGCGACACCTGCCCTGGTACGACCTGGAGGTGGGCGAGAGCGCCGTGGACACGGACGTCCCCCGGCTGCGGGAGGGGCGTGTCGGCGCTCTGTTCTGGTCGCTGCACCTGCCCGAGGGGCTGGCCGGGGACCGGGCCGTCGGGGCCACCCTGGAGCAGCTGGACCTGGTGCGCACGGTGGTCCAGGCCCACCCGGAGGGGCTGCGGATGGCGCACACCGCCTCCGAGGTCAACGACGCCCGGCACTGCGGCCGGGTAGCCGTCCTGCTGGGTCCCGCCGGCGCCGCCGCGCTCGGCGACTCGCTCGGCATCCTGCGGGCCCTGCGCTCGCTCGGCCTGCGGGTCCTCACCCTCGCGGGCGCCTCCTGGGCGAGCCAGGCGGGTCTGACCAGGTTCGGCGAGGAGGTGCTGCGCGAGATGAACCGGCTGGGCGTGATCGCCGACCTCTCCGGGACCTCGGACGCCACCATCGCCCGTACCCTGGCGGCCTCCAAGGCCCCGGTCCTGTTCACCCGCTCCGCGGCCCGCGCGCTGCGTCCCCACCCGGCGAACCTCTCCGACGACGTGCTCGCCGGCCTGGGCGCGGCGAAGGGGGTGTGTCTCGTCCCGCTCACCGCCGAGCAGGCGGGCCCGACCGTCCGGGACGTCGCCGACCACCTCGACCACGTCAGGGCCGTCGCGGGCCCGGAGTGCGTCGGCGTCTCGGGGACGTACGACTCCGGGGCCGCGCACCCGCAGGACCTCGCCGACGCGTCGTGCTACCCGAACCTGATCGCCGAACTCTTCGCCCGTGGCTGGTCCGAGGCCGACCTCGCCCTGCTGACCTGGGAAAATGTTCAACGCGTCGTGCGCACCGCGGACTTCACGGCACGGGCGGCCCAGCAGCGCCGCGAGCCGTCCACGGCCAGGATCGCCGAACTGGACGGCTGATCCCGGCCGTGGCGGACGCGGCGCGGACGCGGCGCGGACACGGACTCGGTCGTACGGACGCGGCCGCCCGGACCCGGCTCGGAGCCGCTCCGGTCAGCAGGCGCAGAGGCAGAAGGGGTGTCCCGCGGGGTCGGCGTAGACGCGCCAGCTCCGCGAGCGGTCCTCGGTGTCCAACGGCCGCGCGCCGAGCGCGAGCACGCCCTTCTCCGCCGCGTCCAGGTCGTCGACGGTCAGGTCCAGGTGGAACTGCTGCGAGCCCTCGGGCGCCGGCCACCGGGGCGGTACGTGCCCGGGGGCGGCCTGGAACGCCAGCGACCGTCCGCCGGGCACCGTCAGATCCACCCAGTCCGCGTCCTGCCCGCCTCCCTCCCCGGATTCCACGGTGCCGCCCAGCACCTCGGCGTAGAACCCGGCCAGCGCGCGCGGGTCGGGACAGTCCAGGACGACGGCGCCGAGCTCGGCGAGAGCCATGACTCCTCCAACGGGGGAACGGATACTGCACGGATGCCTGCAACCGTTACCCATAGACACGCACATCAGGTAACGGTTACCGCATACTCCCGCACAGGAGGTAACGTCGCAACCATGAACGACCGCGCACCCGCGCCGGGGGGACTGGCCCTGATCCAGTCCCTGGTGAACACCCTCGACCTCGAATCCGGCGCGGACCGGCTGGACACCGCCGAGGGCCGGGCGGCGTTCGGCCTCCCGGAGGGCGGGACGGAGGCGGCCCGCGAACTGCGCGAGTCGCTGCGCGCGGTGTGCCTCGCGCACGCGGACCATCCCCCGCACCGGACGGTCACCCCGCTCGGCGAGCTGCTGGCCGGGGCGCCCCTCCGCCTCACGGTCGACGGCCGGGACGGCGGCGCGGGCTTCACCCCCGCCGTCACCCTGGTACCGGCCGTCACCTCGGCATCGGCCACCGCCCCGCCCGCCGGCACCCCGTCGCCCGCCGCCGGCGCGCCCCTGGCCGCCCGCGTCGCCGCGGCCATCGCCGAGTCGCTCGTCGACGGCACCTGGGCCCGGCTGAAGGCCTGCGAGGCACCGACCTGCCACTGGGCGTACTACGACCGCTCCCCGGCCGGCCGCGGCCGGTGGTGCTCGATGGCGGTCTGCGGGGCACGCGCCAAGATGCGCCGCTACCGCGCGAAGTAGGTGACGCGGCCGTACGAAGTGGCCCAACCGGCCGCGCCGGTCATCGCGACGGTGGAGAATGTGGGGCGACGCCGGTCCGGCCGACTGAGCCTCGGCCGGACCGGCGTCGTCCGGGTAGCGCCGCGCCGGTCAGGTGACCAGCAGCCGGTTGAAGAACGAGCGGTAGTGCCGCAGCGCCAGGCGCAGATCCTCCGTGTCCGCCTGCTCGCCCCGGTTCCACTGCCCTTCCAGTTCCTGCTTGTGCTCGGCGAAGGTGGCGGCGAGCCGCTGCATCACGTCCGCGACGAGGGCGTCGGCCGTGTGCACGGCGTCCCGCGGATCGTCGACGAACTCGCTCTGCACCTCCCGCCAGCGTGCGCGGAACGCGTCCTCGTCCTCCGTGCTGAGGAGTTGGGGAGTGTCGTCCTGGGCGTCCCG includes:
- a CDS encoding response regulator transcription factor, yielding MTRVLLAEDDASISEPLARALRREGYEVEVREDGPTALDAGMQGGVDLVVLDLGLPGMDGLEVARRLRAEGHAVPILILTARADEVDTVVGLDAGADDYVTKPFRLAELLARVRALLRRGAAEPQQPPATHGVRIDVESHRAWMGDEELQLTAKEFDLLRVLVRDAGRVVTRDQLMREVWDTTWWSSTKTLDMHISWLRKKLGDDAANPRYIATVRGVGFRFEKS
- a CDS encoding ATP-binding protein, coding for MRRRLIQSTLAVVLVVIAVFGVSLVIVETRTISNSAQERVDSEALRLASIVDSRILGEEHINAEILKNQVAENRYAVIRVPGQAPVELGIEPTGDVIHSTAKGEEGETVVVEEPRSAVTREVGRTLLIIAAVALLAIIAAVLLAVRQANRLASPLTDLAETAERLGSGDPRPRHKRYGVPELDRVADVLDGSAERIARMLTAERRLAADASHQLRTPLTALSMRLEEITLTDDPDIVKEEATIALTQVERLTDVVERLLTNARDPRTGSAVSFDLDEVIKQQLEEWRPAYRSAGRAIVSSGKRHLRAVGTPGAVAQVLAALIENSLMHGGGTVALRTRVTGNQAVVEVTDEGPGVPTDLGARIFERTISGRNSTGIGLAVARDLAEADGGRLEMLQAQPPVFGLFLSRTPLKRPPLVDDEEPTVR
- a CDS encoding GtrA family protein, which translates into the protein MGSASSGLRTRPRGAVRRRFDQLLREVAKFGAVGGAGLLVNLVTFNLVRHATGLQVVRASVIATIVAIVFNYVGFRYFTYRDRDRGGRTREMTLFVLFSAVGLVIENGVLYVATYGFGWDSQLQSNVFKFVGIGVATLFRFWSYRTWVFRTLPDEEPSAEEPAAGQPEPEAVLRTRDVVDAAKARARHERARAN
- a CDS encoding 5-(carboxyamino)imidazole ribonucleotide synthase, with the protein product MTFPVVGMVGGGQLARMTHEAGIPLGIRFKLLSDTPQESAAQVVGDVVIGDYRDLDTLRDFARGCDVITFDHEHVPGEHLRALEADGVPVRPGPDALVHAQDKGVMRAKLDALGVPCPRHRIVSDADDVAAFAAEGLAPGAEGDGFPVILKTVRGGYDGKGVWFVRSLEEAAEPFRAGVPVLAEEKVDFVRELAANVVRSPHGQAVAYPVVESQQVGGVCDTVIAPAPGISDELALRAEELALRIAKELGVVGHLAVELFEIREPDGTPGILVNELAMRPHNSGHWSQDGAITSQFANHVRAVLDLPLGDPRPRARWTVMVNVLGGDYPDMYSAYLHCMARDPQLKIHMYGKDVKPGRKVGHVNTYGDDLDDVLDRARHAAGYLRGTITE
- the purE gene encoding 5-(carboxyamino)imidazole ribonucleotide mutase; amino-acid sequence: MSPVVGIVMGSDSDWPVMEAAAQALDEFEIPYEVDVVSAHRMPHEMIAYGEQAAGRGLKAIIAGAGGAAHLPGMLASVTPLPVIGVPVPLKYLDGMDSLLSIVQMPAGVPVATVSVGGARNAGLLAARILAAHDEELLTRMRDFQQELNDQATEKGKRLRAKVEGAAGGFGFGK
- a CDS encoding dipeptidase, with translation MTSLDEARDLLREFPVVDGHNDLPWALREQVRYDLGARDIAGDQSAHLHTDLARLRAGGVGAQYWSVYVRSDLPDPLTMTLEQIDCVRQLIDRHPADLRAALTAADMTAARAEGRIASLMGAEGGHSIDNSLGALRGLYALGVRYMTLTHNDNIAWADSATDVPAAGGLSAFGREVVREMNLEGMLVDLSHVAVTTMRDALDTSAAPVIFSHSSSRAVCDHPRNIPDDVLERLPANGGVAMVTFVPKFVLQAAVDWTAAADENMRAHGLHHLDTTPEGMKVHRAFEESHPRPVATVSTVADHLDHMREVAGVDHLGIGGDYDGTAFTPEGLDDVSGYPNLIAELLTRGWSRADLAKLTWQNAVRVLGAAEDVARDLRTTRGPSNATLRQLDG
- a CDS encoding dipeptidase gives rise to the protein MADLQEELHPTPEVAELDRPAVWAGAGPESGPADLDVPESAPAAARTGVPDADPLERARSFLAGHPVADGYSGLPWALRHLPWYDLEVGESAVDTDVPRLREGRVGALFWSLHLPEGLAGDRAVGATLEQLDLVRTVVQAHPEGLRMAHTASEVNDARHCGRVAVLLGPAGAAALGDSLGILRALRSLGLRVLTLAGASWASQAGLTRFGEEVLREMNRLGVIADLSGTSDATIARTLAASKAPVLFTRSAARALRPHPANLSDDVLAGLGAAKGVCLVPLTAEQAGPTVRDVADHLDHVRAVAGPECVGVSGTYDSGAAHPQDLADASCYPNLIAELFARGWSEADLALLTWENVQRVVRTADFTARAAQQRREPSTARIAELDG
- a CDS encoding VOC family protein, coding for MALAELGAVVLDCPDPRALAGFYAEVLGGTVESGEGGGQDADWVDLTVPGGRSLAFQAAPGHVPPRWPAPEGSQQFHLDLTVDDLDAAEKGVLALGARPLDTEDRSRSWRVYADPAGHPFCLCAC
- a CDS encoding CGNR zinc finger domain-containing protein: MNDRAPAPGGLALIQSLVNTLDLESGADRLDTAEGRAAFGLPEGGTEAARELRESLRAVCLAHADHPPHRTVTPLGELLAGAPLRLTVDGRDGGAGFTPAVTLVPAVTSASATAPPAGTPSPAAGAPLAARVAAAIAESLVDGTWARLKACEAPTCHWAYYDRSPAGRGRWCSMAVCGARAKMRRYRAK